The following coding sequences lie in one Variovorax terrae genomic window:
- the icd gene encoding NADP-dependent isocitrate dehydrogenase, translated as MYQHIKVPAEGQKITVNADMSLNVPDQPVIPYIEGDGTGLDITPVMLKVVDAAVAKAYGGKRKIHWMEVFAGEKSTKVYGPDVWLPEETLHAVRDYVVSIKGPLTTPVGGGIRSLNVALRQELDLYVCLRPIQYFKGVPSPVREPEKTNMVIFRENSEDIYAGIEFEAESDKARKLIKFLQDEMGVKKIRFPNTSGIGVKPVSREGTERLVRKAIQYAIDNDKPSVTIVHKGNIMKFTEGGFRDWAYALAQKEFGAQPIDGGPWCKLKNPKTGKDILVKDSIADAFLQQILLRPAEYSVIATLNLNGDYVSDALAAQVGGIGIAPGANLSDSVAMFEATHGTAPKYAGKDYVNPGSEILSAEMMLRHMGWTEAADLIISSMEQSILSKKVTYDFARLMDGATQVSCSGFGQVMIDHM; from the coding sequence ATGTACCAGCACATCAAGGTGCCCGCCGAAGGCCAGAAGATCACGGTCAATGCCGACATGTCGCTCAACGTGCCGGATCAGCCCGTCATCCCCTACATCGAGGGTGACGGCACGGGCCTCGACATCACCCCGGTGATGCTGAAGGTGGTGGATGCGGCCGTGGCCAAGGCCTACGGGGGCAAGAGGAAGATCCACTGGATGGAGGTCTTCGCTGGCGAGAAGTCGACCAAGGTCTATGGCCCGGACGTCTGGCTGCCCGAAGAAACCCTGCACGCCGTGCGCGACTACGTGGTCTCCATCAAGGGCCCGCTGACCACGCCCGTGGGCGGCGGCATCCGCTCCCTGAACGTGGCGCTGCGCCAGGAGCTGGACCTCTACGTCTGCCTGCGGCCGATCCAGTATTTCAAGGGCGTGCCTTCGCCGGTGAGGGAGCCCGAGAAGACCAACATGGTGATCTTCCGCGAGAACTCGGAAGACATCTACGCCGGCATCGAGTTCGAGGCCGAGAGCGACAAGGCCCGGAAGCTGATCAAGTTCCTGCAGGACGAGATGGGCGTCAAGAAGATCCGCTTTCCCAACACCTCGGGCATCGGCGTCAAGCCGGTCTCGCGCGAAGGCACCGAGCGCCTGGTGCGCAAGGCCATCCAGTACGCCATCGACAATGACAAGCCCAGCGTGACCATCGTGCACAAGGGCAACATCATGAAGTTCACCGAAGGCGGCTTCCGCGACTGGGCCTACGCGCTGGCGCAGAAGGAGTTCGGCGCCCAGCCGATCGACGGCGGCCCGTGGTGCAAGCTCAAGAACCCGAAGACCGGCAAGGACATCCTCGTCAAGGACAGCATTGCCGATGCCTTCCTGCAGCAGATCCTGCTGCGCCCGGCCGAATACAGCGTGATCGCCACCCTGAACCTCAACGGCGACTACGTGTCCGACGCGCTGGCCGCGCAGGTCGGCGGCATCGGCATTGCCCCGGGCGCCAACCTGAGCGACTCGGTCGCCATGTTCGAGGCCACGCACGGCACTGCGCCCAAGTACGCCGGCAAGGACTACGTGAACCCGGGCTCCGAGATCCTGTCGGCCGAGATGATGCTGCGCCACATGGGCTGGACCGAAGCGGCCGACCTGATCATCAGCTCGATGGAGCAATCCATCCTGAGCAAGAAGGTGACCTATGACTTCGCCCGC
- a CDS encoding cell envelope biogenesis protein TolA: MNKLLAVLIAGLFSVGAFAQQAAGTPANPGTPGTPGAVPTKPQAKAEAKVDAREAAKPGVTPKETPAPGAADAGGSAKHKETKAEKATDAKKAKRKAKRPNKAPAGQGGTPQ, from the coding sequence ATGAACAAACTTCTCGCTGTCCTGATCGCTGGCCTGTTCTCCGTGGGCGCTTTCGCCCAGCAAGCCGCTGGCACCCCTGCCAACCCCGGCACCCCCGGCACCCCCGGCGCGGTTCCCACGAAGCCCCAGGCCAAGGCGGAAGCCAAGGTTGATGCCCGTGAAGCGGCCAAGCCCGGCGTGACCCCCAAGGAAACCCCCGCTCCCGGCGCTGCCGATGCTGGCGGCTCTGCCAAGCACAAGGAAACCAAGGCCGAGAAGGCAACCGACGCCAAGAAGGCCAAGCGCAAGGCCAAGCGTCCGAACAAGGCTCCGGCCGGCCAAGGCGGCACGCCCCAGTAA
- a CDS encoding DUF192 domain-containing protein, with protein MKHSVSLLLAASLLAAQAQDAPQTNLPRVTLSAGMHQIDAQVALTPDQRSIGLMFRKEMPQHEGMLFAFEQPSTQCFWMKNTILPLTAAFVADDGTIVNLADMKPQTTDSHCSTKPVRYVLEMNQGWFAKKGIKAGFKLGGTPFAGR; from the coding sequence ATGAAGCATTCCGTCTCCCTGCTGCTGGCCGCCAGCCTCCTCGCCGCCCAGGCCCAGGACGCCCCCCAGACGAACCTGCCGCGCGTCACCCTGTCGGCCGGCATGCACCAGATCGACGCCCAGGTGGCGCTCACGCCCGACCAGCGCTCCATCGGCCTGATGTTCCGCAAGGAGATGCCGCAGCACGAAGGCATGCTGTTCGCGTTCGAGCAGCCGTCCACGCAATGCTTCTGGATGAAGAACACGATCCTGCCGCTCACGGCCGCCTTCGTGGCCGACGACGGCACCATCGTCAACCTGGCCGACATGAAGCCGCAGACCACCGATTCGCATTGCTCCACGAAGCCGGTGCGCTATGTGCTGGAGATGAACCAGGGCTGGTTCGCCAAGAAAGGCATCAAGGCCGGCTTCAAGCTTGGCGGCACGCCGTTCGCGGGCCGGTAA
- a CDS encoding NADP-dependent isocitrate dehydrogenase, whose product MSTQQPTIIYTLTDEAPRLATASFLPIIRAFAAPAGINVAESDISVAARILGEFPDFLSDDQKVPNNLAELGKKTLQPDANIIKLPNISASVAQLMAAIKELQAKGYKVPDFPEDPKTDEDKVIRARYGKCIGSAVNPVLREGNSDRRAPKAVKEYARKNPHSMAEWSQASRSHVSHMHAGDFYHGEKSMTLDRARDVKMELITKSGKTIVLKPKVALLDREVVDSMFMSKKALVAFYEKEIEDARKTGVMFSLHVKATMMKVSHPIVFGHCVRIFYKEAFEKHGKLFDELGVNVNNGMVNLYDKIATLPTAQREEVMRDLHACHEYRPELAMVDSAKGITNFHSPNDIIVDASMPAMIRNGGKMWGADGRLKDVKAVMPESTFARIYQEIINFCKWHGAFDPKTMGTVPNVGLMAQQAEEYGSHDKTFEITEDGVANITDLATGEVLMSQDVEAGDIWRMCQVKDAAIRDWVKLAVTRARNSGMPVVFWLDAYRPHEAQLITKVKMYLHEHDTTGLDIQIMSQVRAMRYTLERVIRGQDTISATGNILRDYLTDLFPIMELGTSAKMLSIVPLMAGGGMYETGAGGSAPKHVQQLVEENHLRWDSLGEFLALAVSLEDLGIKNHNARAKLLARTLDAATGKLLDNNKNPSPKTGQLDNRGSQFYLALYWAQELAAQTEDAELAAKFAPLARQLADNEQKIVDELNAVQGKPTDIGGYYMPEPSKLDAVMRPSAAFNAVLATMTA is encoded by the coding sequence ATGAGCACCCAACAACCCACCATCATCTACACGCTGACCGATGAGGCGCCGCGCCTGGCCACGGCATCGTTCCTGCCCATCATCCGCGCCTTCGCGGCGCCGGCCGGCATCAACGTGGCCGAGAGCGACATCTCGGTGGCCGCCCGCATCCTGGGCGAGTTTCCCGACTTCCTGAGCGACGACCAGAAGGTGCCCAACAACCTGGCGGAGCTGGGCAAGAAGACACTGCAGCCCGACGCCAACATCATCAAGCTGCCCAACATCAGCGCTTCCGTCGCGCAGCTGATGGCCGCCATCAAGGAACTGCAGGCCAAGGGCTACAAGGTTCCCGACTTCCCCGAGGACCCCAAGACCGACGAGGACAAGGTCATCCGCGCGCGCTACGGCAAATGCATCGGCAGCGCCGTGAACCCCGTGCTGCGCGAGGGCAACTCGGACCGCCGCGCGCCTAAGGCCGTGAAGGAATACGCGCGCAAGAACCCGCACAGCATGGCCGAGTGGAGCCAGGCTTCGCGCTCGCATGTGTCGCACATGCATGCCGGCGACTTCTACCATGGCGAAAAGTCCATGACGCTGGACCGCGCGCGCGACGTGAAGATGGAGCTCATCACGAAGAGCGGCAAGACCATCGTGCTCAAGCCCAAGGTCGCGCTGCTGGACCGCGAGGTGGTTGACAGCATGTTCATGAGCAAGAAGGCCCTGGTGGCCTTCTACGAGAAGGAGATCGAGGACGCGCGCAAGACCGGCGTGATGTTCTCGCTGCACGTCAAGGCCACGATGATGAAGGTGTCCCACCCCATCGTGTTCGGCCACTGCGTGCGCATCTTCTACAAGGAAGCGTTCGAGAAACACGGCAAGCTGTTCGACGAGCTCGGCGTGAACGTGAACAACGGCATGGTGAACCTGTACGACAAGATCGCCACGCTGCCCACCGCGCAGCGCGAAGAGGTCATGCGCGACCTGCACGCCTGCCACGAGTACCGCCCCGAGCTGGCGATGGTCGATTCGGCCAAGGGCATCACCAACTTCCACTCGCCCAACGACATCATCGTGGACGCCTCCATGCCCGCGATGATCCGCAACGGCGGCAAGATGTGGGGCGCCGATGGCCGCCTGAAGGACGTGAAGGCCGTGATGCCCGAGTCGACCTTCGCCCGCATCTACCAGGAGATCATCAACTTCTGCAAATGGCACGGCGCGTTCGACCCCAAGACCATGGGCACGGTGCCCAACGTCGGCCTGATGGCCCAGCAGGCCGAGGAATACGGCTCGCACGACAAGACTTTCGAGATCACCGAGGACGGCGTGGCCAACATCACCGACCTGGCGACGGGCGAGGTGCTGATGAGCCAGGACGTGGAAGCCGGCGACATCTGGCGCATGTGCCAGGTCAAGGACGCCGCGATCCGCGACTGGGTCAAGCTGGCCGTCACGCGCGCGCGCAACTCGGGCATGCCCGTGGTGTTCTGGCTCGATGCCTACCGCCCGCACGAAGCGCAGCTCATCACCAAGGTCAAGATGTACCTGCACGAGCACGACACGACGGGCCTGGACATCCAGATCATGAGCCAGGTGCGCGCCATGCGCTATACGCTCGAGCGCGTGATCCGCGGGCAGGACACCATCAGCGCCACCGGCAACATCCTGCGCGACTACCTCACCGACCTGTTCCCCATCATGGAACTGGGCACCTCGGCCAAGATGCTGTCGATCGTGCCGCTGATGGCCGGCGGTGGCATGTACGAAACGGGCGCCGGCGGCTCGGCCCCCAAGCACGTGCAGCAGCTCGTGGAAGAGAACCACCTGCGCTGGGATTCGCTGGGCGAGTTCCTGGCCCTGGCCGTGTCGCTGGAGGATCTGGGCATCAAGAACCACAACGCCCGCGCCAAGCTGCTGGCCAGGACGCTGGATGCCGCCACGGGCAAGCTGCTCGACAACAACAAGAACCCCTCGCCCAAGACCGGCCAGCTCGACAACCGCGGCAGCCAGTTCTACCTGGCCCTGTACTGGGCCCAGGAACTCGCCGCGCAGACCGAGGACGCCGAGCTGGCGGCCAAGTTCGCGCCGCTGGCCAGGCAGCTTGCCGACAACGAGCAGAAGATCGTGGACGAGCTCAACGCCGTGCAAGGCAAGCCCACCGACATCGGCGGCTACTACATGCCCGAGCCGTCCAAGCTGGATGCCGTGATGCGCCCCAGCGCCGCGTTCAACGCCGTGCTCGCCACGATGACGGCCTGA
- a CDS encoding Fe-Mn family superoxide dismutase — translation MEHTLPALPYAIDALAPHYSKETLEYHHGKHHNAYVVNLNNLQKGTEFETKTLEEIIKTSSGGIYNNSAQIWNHTFFWNCMAPAGGGEPSGALAAAINAKWGSYAAFKEAFVKSAVGNFGSGWTWLVKKPDGSVDIVNTGAAGTPLTTADKALLTVDVWEHAYYIDYRNLRPKFVETFLSNLVNWKFAEANFA, via the coding sequence ATGGAACACACCCTGCCCGCCTTGCCCTACGCGATCGACGCACTGGCCCCGCACTACTCCAAGGAAACCCTGGAGTACCACCACGGCAAGCACCACAACGCCTACGTGGTGAACCTCAACAACCTGCAAAAGGGCACCGAGTTCGAGACCAAGACCCTGGAAGAGATCATCAAGACCTCCAGCGGCGGCATCTACAACAACTCGGCCCAGATCTGGAACCACACCTTCTTCTGGAACTGCATGGCGCCCGCCGGCGGCGGCGAGCCCTCGGGCGCGCTGGCCGCGGCCATCAATGCCAAGTGGGGCAGCTATGCCGCGTTCAAGGAAGCCTTCGTGAAGTCGGCCGTGGGCAACTTCGGCTCCGGCTGGACCTGGCTCGTGAAGAAGCCCGACGGCTCGGTCGACATCGTCAACACCGGCGCCGCCGGCACGCCGCTGACCACCGCCGACAAGGCGCTGCTGACGGTGGACGTATGGGAGCATGCCTACTACATCGACTACCGCAACCTGCGTCCCAAGTTCGTCGAGACCTTCCTGAGCAACCTCGTGAACTGGAAGTTCGCCGAAGCCAATTTCGCCTGA
- the xseA gene encoding exodeoxyribonuclease VII large subunit, producing MVQVPTPAMTPRIWQVGALCRAVADALDARFNPVAVRGEISGFSRASSGHCYFSLKDENGQIRCAMFRRAASLLDFAPRDGELVEVRGRLGVYEPRGDLQLIVESMSRAGQGALFEQFLRLKARLEAEGLFDPARKRPLPLMPRGIGLVTSPGAAALHDVVTALRRRVPHIPVVLAPAAVQGAGAPAELVRALSSLYPLTPAGPGLAQQEAPVIDLILLVRGGGSIEDLWAFNDEQLARTIVQSPVPVISGVGHETDFTIADFCADLRAPTPTAAAELAAQPREVWLGALELLGERLGDGAQRHLDGQSQRLDLAASRLGRPSGLVARQQLRLGQQAQRLRYSVLSNLQQEKSTLQGLQADFPQKTGLALARTGERLERARLRLGLLDPRLVLQRGYAWLADAQGGAITSVRGVRPGDAVRATLADGEVDLTVTQQRLI from the coding sequence ATGGTGCAGGTGCCAACCCCAGCAATGACGCCACGAATCTGGCAAGTCGGCGCGCTGTGCCGCGCCGTGGCTGATGCGCTCGATGCGAGGTTCAATCCTGTCGCGGTGCGCGGCGAGATTTCGGGCTTCTCGCGCGCGTCCAGCGGGCATTGCTATTTTTCGCTGAAGGACGAAAACGGCCAGATCCGCTGCGCCATGTTCCGCCGCGCGGCCAGCCTGCTGGACTTCGCGCCGCGCGACGGCGAACTGGTGGAGGTGCGCGGCCGGCTCGGCGTGTACGAGCCGCGCGGCGACCTGCAGCTGATTGTGGAAAGCATGAGCCGGGCCGGGCAGGGGGCGCTGTTCGAGCAGTTCCTGCGCCTGAAGGCACGGCTCGAGGCCGAGGGCCTGTTCGACCCGGCCCGCAAGCGCCCGCTGCCGCTGATGCCGCGCGGCATCGGCCTGGTGACCTCGCCCGGCGCCGCGGCGCTGCACGACGTGGTGACCGCGCTGCGGCGGCGCGTGCCGCACATCCCGGTGGTGCTGGCGCCGGCGGCGGTGCAGGGCGCCGGCGCGCCGGCCGAGCTGGTGCGGGCGCTGTCGAGCTTGTACCCGCTCACGCCCGCCGGGCCCGGCCTGGCGCAGCAGGAGGCCCCGGTCATCGACCTGATCCTGCTGGTGCGCGGAGGCGGCTCGATCGAAGACCTGTGGGCCTTCAACGACGAGCAGCTGGCGCGCACCATCGTGCAAAGCCCGGTGCCCGTGATCAGCGGGGTCGGGCACGAGACCGACTTCACCATCGCCGACTTCTGCGCCGACCTGCGCGCGCCCACGCCCACGGCCGCGGCCGAGCTGGCGGCGCAGCCGCGCGAAGTGTGGCTGGGCGCGCTGGAGCTGCTCGGCGAGCGCCTGGGCGACGGCGCGCAGCGCCACCTCGACGGGCAGAGCCAGCGGCTGGACCTGGCCGCCTCGCGCCTGGGCCGGCCCTCGGGGCTGGTGGCGCGCCAGCAGCTTCGCCTGGGGCAGCAGGCGCAGCGCCTGCGCTACAGCGTGCTATCGAATCTGCAGCAGGAAAAGTCCACGCTGCAAGGACTTCAGGCCGATTTTCCTCAAAAAACGGGGCTGGCGCTGGCCCGCACCGGCGAACGGCTGGAGCGCGCCCGGCTGCGCCTCGGGCTGCTCGATCCGCGGCTCGTGCTGCAACGCGGCTACGCCTGGCTGGCCGATGCCCAGGGCGGCGCCATCACCAGCGTGCGCGGCGTGCGGCCGGGCGATGCCGTGCGGGCAACCCTTGCGGATGGCGAGGTTGATCTCACCGTGACACAGCAGCGCCTGATTTAA
- a CDS encoding MotA/TolQ/ExbB proton channel family protein: MLSIIQAAGWPIWPLVACSILALALIIERFVSLKTNKIAPPKLLDEALTVSRTAVPTPDVVTQLEQNSALGEVLASGFRALNSNPRCSEADLRATMEGTGRAVAHRLERYLTALATIASAAPLLGLLGTVIGMIEIFGSQSPAGGATGGNPAQLAHGISVALYNTAFGLIVAIPSLIFWRYFRARVDAYLLALELASERFVRHLNSLRK, from the coding sequence TTGCTTTCGATCATACAAGCCGCAGGCTGGCCGATCTGGCCTCTCGTCGCCTGCTCCATCCTGGCTCTGGCCCTCATCATCGAGCGTTTCGTGAGCCTGAAAACCAACAAGATCGCCCCTCCGAAGCTGCTCGATGAAGCGCTCACGGTCTCGCGCACCGCCGTGCCCACGCCCGACGTGGTGACCCAGCTCGAACAGAACTCGGCGCTGGGCGAGGTGCTGGCCAGCGGCTTTCGCGCCCTCAACTCCAACCCGCGCTGCAGCGAAGCCGACCTGCGCGCCACCATGGAAGGCACGGGCCGCGCGGTGGCGCACCGGCTCGAGCGCTACCTCACGGCACTGGCCACCATCGCCTCGGCCGCGCCGCTGCTGGGCCTGCTGGGCACGGTGATCGGCATGATCGAGATCTTCGGCTCGCAGTCGCCGGCCGGCGGCGCCACGGGCGGCAACCCGGCGCAGCTCGCGCACGGCATCTCGGTGGCGCTGTACAACACGGCGTTCGGCCTGATCGTGGCGATTCCCTCGCTGATCTTCTGGCGCTACTTCCGCGCCCGCGTCGACGCCTACCTGCTGGCGCTGGAGCTGGCCTCCGAGCGCTTCGTGCGCCACCTCAACAGCCTGCGGAAATGA
- a CDS encoding ExbD/TolR family protein, with amino-acid sequence MNFRPRQKEEPEINLIPFIDVLLVVLIFLMLSTTYSKFTEMQLKLPVADTDAQRDYAREVIVSVSSDGRYMINKAPVNGRGVETLSQALSGSARAGKDTVVIISADASAAHQAVITVMEAARRAGLTQITFASQSSAQAGGR; translated from the coding sequence ATGAACTTCCGCCCGCGCCAGAAGGAAGAACCCGAGATCAACCTGATCCCGTTCATCGACGTGCTGCTGGTGGTGCTGATCTTCCTGATGCTGTCCACCACCTACAGCAAGTTCACCGAGATGCAGCTCAAGCTGCCGGTAGCCGACACCGACGCGCAGCGCGACTACGCGCGCGAGGTGATCGTCTCCGTCAGCAGCGACGGCCGCTACATGATCAACAAGGCCCCGGTGAACGGGCGCGGCGTCGAGACGCTGTCGCAGGCGCTGTCGGGCTCGGCCCGGGCCGGCAAGGACACCGTCGTCATCATCAGCGCCGACGCCAGCGCCGCGCACCAGGCGGTGATCACCGTCATGGAGGCCGCGCGCCGCGCCGGCCTGACCCAGATCACCTTCGCCAGCCAGTCGTCGGCGCAGGCCGGCGGCCGCTAG
- the lpxK gene encoding tetraacyldisaccharide 4'-kinase, whose amino-acid sequence MRDALQAAWLRRGGLAWLLWPVSLLFGALAALRRGLYRAGLLRIGRVPVPVIVVGNVVAGGAGKTPLVIALVRHLHERGWQPGVVSRGYGRRSQDCVEVQPSSPVAETGDEPLLIARAGAVPVFVARRRLDAARALLAAHPATDVIVCDDGLQHLALHRDIEICMFDDRGTGNGLLLPAGPLREPWPRRAAPAPALVLHSGARPAFAGFTARRALAPEAVRADGSRLALAALRGRPLLALAAVARPEAFFDMLRAQGLQLARTLALPDHYDFDSWKRPPDEDLPLICTEKDAVKLWRTEPGALAVPLYFEPEPAFLQALDQLLPEAPRARLSSPDASSREPLNGQQTP is encoded by the coding sequence ATGCGCGACGCGCTGCAGGCGGCGTGGCTGCGGCGCGGCGGGCTGGCCTGGCTGCTGTGGCCGGTGTCCCTTTTGTTTGGTGCGCTGGCGGCGCTGCGGCGCGGCCTCTACCGCGCCGGCCTGCTTCGGATCGGGCGGGTGCCGGTGCCGGTGATCGTGGTCGGCAACGTGGTGGCCGGCGGCGCCGGCAAGACACCCCTGGTGATCGCGCTGGTGCGGCACCTGCACGAGCGCGGCTGGCAGCCCGGCGTGGTCTCGCGCGGCTATGGCCGCCGCAGCCAGGACTGCGTCGAGGTGCAGCCGAGCAGCCCGGTGGCCGAAACCGGCGACGAGCCGCTGCTGATCGCGCGCGCCGGCGCCGTGCCCGTGTTCGTGGCGCGCCGGCGGCTGGACGCCGCCCGCGCCCTGCTGGCGGCGCATCCGGCCACCGATGTGATCGTCTGCGACGACGGCCTGCAGCACCTGGCCCTGCACCGCGACATCGAGATCTGCATGTTCGACGACCGCGGCACCGGCAACGGCTTGCTGCTGCCCGCCGGGCCGCTGCGCGAGCCCTGGCCGCGCCGCGCCGCGCCGGCTCCGGCCCTGGTGCTGCACTCGGGCGCCCGGCCGGCCTTTGCCGGCTTCACGGCGCGCCGCGCGCTGGCGCCCGAGGCCGTGCGCGCCGACGGCAGCCGGCTGGCGCTGGCCGCGCTGCGCGGCCGGCCGCTGCTGGCGCTGGCCGCCGTCGCCCGGCCCGAGGCCTTCTTCGACATGCTGCGCGCGCAGGGCCTGCAGCTCGCGCGCACCCTCGCGCTGCCCGATCACTATGATTTTGATAGCTGGAAACGACCGCCCGACGAGGACCTTCCGCTGATCTGCACCGAAAAAGATGCCGTGAAGCTGTGGCGCACCGAGCCCGGGGCGCTGGCCGTGCCCCTTTACTTCGAGCCCGAGCCTGCGTTCCTGCAGGCGCTCGACCAACTGCTGCCCGAGGCGCCACGGGCGCGGCTATCATCGCCCGATGCATCTTCACGAGAACCCCTGAATGGACAGCAAACTCCTTGA
- a CDS encoding Trm112 family protein translates to MDSKLLELLVCPVTKGPLEYRREAQELVSRSARLAYPVRDGIPILLENEARTLSDEELGL, encoded by the coding sequence ATGGACAGCAAACTCCTTGAACTGCTGGTCTGCCCCGTGACCAAGGGCCCGCTCGAATACCGCCGCGAGGCGCAGGAGCTGGTCTCGCGCAGCGCCCGCCTGGCCTACCCGGTGCGCGACGGCATTCCGATCCTGCTCGAAAACGAAGCCCGCACCCTGAGCGACGAGGAACTCGGACTGTGA
- the kdsB gene encoding 3-deoxy-manno-octulosonate cytidylyltransferase, producing MSGAGAPAAFTVLIPARLASSRLPNKPLADLGGLPMVVRVAQRAQQSGALRVVVAADDAAILEACRLHGIDAVLTRTDHPSGSDRLAEACERLGLSDDAIVVNVQGDEPLIEPSLIGEMARLLQARPEASMSTAAHAIGDAAEFANPNVVKVVLDATGLALYFSRAPIPWWRDGFAQGLGALPPGPPPLRHIGLYGYRVGFLREFPRLAQAPLEITEALEQLRALWHGHRIAVHVTPHAPGPGVDTPEDLERVRRLL from the coding sequence GTGAGCGGCGCCGGCGCGCCCGCCGCCTTCACCGTCCTGATCCCGGCCCGGCTGGCCTCCAGCCGCCTGCCGAACAAGCCGCTGGCCGACCTCGGCGGCCTGCCCATGGTGGTGCGCGTGGCGCAGCGCGCGCAGCAGTCCGGCGCGCTGCGCGTGGTGGTGGCGGCCGACGACGCCGCCATCCTCGAAGCCTGCCGGCTGCACGGTATCGACGCCGTGCTGACCCGCACCGACCATCCCTCGGGCAGCGACCGCCTCGCCGAAGCCTGCGAGCGGCTGGGCTTGTCCGACGACGCCATCGTCGTCAACGTGCAGGGCGACGAGCCGCTGATCGAGCCCAGCCTCATCGGCGAGATGGCCCGCCTGCTGCAAGCGCGCCCCGAGGCCAGCATGAGCACGGCCGCGCATGCCATCGGCGACGCCGCCGAGTTCGCCAACCCGAACGTCGTCAAGGTGGTGCTCGACGCCACCGGCCTGGCGCTGTACTTCAGCCGCGCCCCGATCCCCTGGTGGCGCGACGGCTTCGCGCAGGGCCTCGGCGCCCTGCCCCCGGGCCCGCCGCCGCTGCGCCACATCGGCCTGTACGGCTACCGCGTGGGCTTTCTGCGCGAGTTTCCGCGGCTGGCGCAAGCGCCCCTCGAAATCACCGAGGCGCTGGAGCAGCTGCGGGCGCTCTGGCACGGCCACCGCATCGCGGTGCATGTCACGCCCCACGCGCCCGGCCCGGGGGTGGACACGCCCGAAGACCTGGAGCGCGTGCGCCGCCTGTTGTGA
- the adk gene encoding adenylate kinase — MRLILLGAPGAGKGTQAAFICQKYGIPQISTGDMLRAAVKAGTPLGLQAKAVMDSGALVSDDIIIGLVKERIAQPDCANGFLFDGFPRTIPQADAMKAAGVKLDYVLEIDVPFDAIIERMSGRRSHPASGRTYHVKFNPPKAEGLDDVTGEPLIQRDDDKEDTVKKRLEVYSAQTRPLVDYYSTWAAAEPAAAPRYRAISGLGTVDEITARALQALAG, encoded by the coding sequence ATGAGACTGATTTTGTTGGGCGCCCCCGGTGCCGGCAAGGGAACGCAAGCCGCGTTCATCTGCCAGAAGTACGGCATTCCCCAAATCTCCACCGGCGACATGCTGCGCGCCGCCGTCAAGGCCGGCACGCCGCTGGGCCTGCAGGCCAAGGCCGTGATGGATTCCGGTGCCCTGGTCAGCGACGACATCATCATCGGCCTCGTGAAGGAACGCATCGCCCAGCCCGACTGCGCCAACGGCTTCCTGTTCGACGGCTTTCCGCGCACCATCCCGCAGGCCGACGCGATGAAGGCCGCCGGCGTGAAGCTCGACTACGTGCTGGAGATCGACGTGCCGTTCGACGCCATCATCGAGCGCATGAGCGGGCGCCGCTCGCACCCGGCGTCGGGCCGCACCTACCACGTCAAGTTCAACCCGCCCAAGGCCGAGGGCCTGGACGACGTGACCGGCGAGCCGCTGATCCAGCGCGACGACGACAAGGAAGACACCGTCAAGAAGCGCCTGGAGGTTTACAGCGCCCAGACCCGCCCGCTGGTGGACTACTACAGCACCTGGGCCGCAGCCGAACCGGCCGCCGCGCCGCGCTACCGCGCCATCAGCGGCCTGGGCACGGTGGACGAGATCACCGCGCGCGCACTGCAGGCACTGGCGGGCTGA